From a region of the Arachis ipaensis cultivar K30076 chromosome B09, Araip1.1, whole genome shotgun sequence genome:
- the LOC107616293 gene encoding extensin-like, whose translation MRKKTIAHKPPREKVYKLPSKPSTRSQDRTFTPSPSPPTSPPRTAPMARTKTTPRYPTPAKPTPPPKATSSKPSSSKPGSSKGKRPTVEEPVPETTKPKPKSVPVRSQRGARATQNTHRIHCLVPPSAAQRLSPRPSAIEAHPTPQVPTPALPTPHSGSGSRHSHGAGQSGDLDLIFSPHGLLRVSWHTPRITDSSLSHLFTTLCVHPSHRRSSSFDGR comes from the exons atgaggaagaaaaccatagCACACAAACCTCCTCGTGAAAAGGTGTATAAACTTCCATCCAAGCCTTCCACTCGCTCCCAAGACAGAACCTTCACACCTTCACcatctcctcctacctctcctcctcgcACTGCTCCCATGGCACGAACCAAGACCACACCAAGGTACCCTACCCCTGCCAAACCGACGCCACCACCTAAGGCAACGTCATCCAAACCAAGCTCCTCGAAACCTGGCTCATCCAAGGGTAAGCGTCCTACTGTCGAAGAACCTGTTCCTGAGACAACAAAACCTAAGCCAAAGTCTGTTCCTGTGCGCTCTCAACGAG GGGCTAGGGCAACACAGAACACGCATCGCATTCACTGCCTCGTGCCTCCTTCAGCAGCTCAGCGCCTCAGCCCTCGCCCCTCAGCCATTGAGGCTCACCCCACACCCCAAGTCCCCACTCCGGCACTCCCCACGCCCCACTCCGGCTCTGGCAGTCGCCACTCCCACGGCGCAGGCCAATCCGGTGACCTTGACCTCATCTTCTCTCCCCACGGCCTACTCCGAGTTTCGTGGCACACACCACGCATCACCGACTCCTCCCTTTCTCATCTCTTCACAACCCTCTGTGTTCACCCCAGTCACCGCCGAAGCTCTTCGTTCGACGGACGATAG